From a region of the Bacteroidota bacterium genome:
- a CDS encoding N-acetyltransferase: MYIKDQKGQKIVVEIKPVEGIDYKLISKSKFFFNWETEKKRSVFKLTKLNSEEILGLISLIVIKKEKRIEINLLSVSKENRGRKQKYKGIAGALIAYASREAIKLFGHEACVSLTPKTELKAHYINKYQMLDAGRQVFLEGRFLTNIIKEYLS, translated from the coding sequence ATGTACATCAAAGACCAAAAGGGTCAAAAGATTGTAGTTGAAATTAAGCCTGTTGAAGGTATAGACTATAAACTAATAAGTAAATCCAAGTTCTTTTTTAACTGGGAAACGGAGAAAAAGAGAAGCGTATTTAAACTTACAAAGTTAAATTCTGAAGAAATTTTGGGGTTAATTTCTTTGATCGTTATAAAAAAAGAAAAGCGAATTGAAATTAATTTGCTTTCTGTTTCAAAGGAAAACAGAGGAAGAAAGCAAAAGTATAAGGGAATAGCCGGCGCTCTGATTGCCTATGCATCCAGGGAGGCGATAAAATTATTTGGACACGAAGCATGTGTTTCTCTAACGCCCAAAACAGAATTAAAGGCTCATTATATAAACAAATACCAAATGCTTGATGCTGGCAGACAAGTGTTTTTAGAGGGTAGGTTCCTTACAAATATTATTAAAGAATATTTATCATGA
- a CDS encoding PKD domain-containing protein, translating into MKKYLLFLFTLLVFISCDKRKDFGETLNKTPEVQVAPADSFFYTFSATRRDSIKTTKVNSASYFFKISDEDEKIEPIVEFPTTAISYSIDYSQSKITFFGFQLGNYDAVITAVDKYGVEASPARINFESFVNKNPIASLNYFILGILDPREYILNGQFSFDPDVRFGGGIVEYTFKVGSSYTVVTPNPSIKYIFPSAGTYPISLQVKDNDNSTSVWINTTAVIP; encoded by the coding sequence ATGAAAAAATATTTATTATTTCTGTTTACTCTACTAGTTTTCATCTCTTGCGATAAGCGAAAGGATTTTGGAGAAACCCTAAACAAAACTCCGGAAGTACAAGTGGCTCCGGCTGATTCGTTTTTTTACACTTTTTCTGCCACTAGAAGAGACTCGATTAAAACCACAAAGGTAAATTCTGCAAGTTACTTTTTTAAGATAAGCGATGAGGATGAAAAAATTGAACCCATTGTTGAATTTCCAACCACAGCCATCAGTTACTCTATTGACTATTCTCAATCAAAAATTACCTTCTTTGGTTTTCAATTAGGAAACTACGATGCGGTTATTACAGCAGTCGATAAATATGGTGTTGAAGCATCTCCGGCTCGAATCAACTTTGAGAGTTTTGTAAATAAAAATCCTATTGCTTCTCTGAATTATTTTATACTTGGAATTCTAGATCCTCGAGAATATATTTTAAATGGGCAGTTTTCATTTGACCCTGATGTTCGTTTTGGAGGTGGGATAGTAGAATACACTTTTAAAGTGGGAAGCAGTTACACTGTTGTTACACCCAACCCATCCATCAAATATATTTTCCCAAGCGCAGGAACCTATCCAATTTCCCTTCAAGTGAAGGACAATGATAATAGCACTTCGGTTTGGATAAATACTACTGCGGTTATTCCATAG
- a CDS encoding putative phage abortive infection protein encodes MQTDKKPSKKFLNNLYKKFRKDQSIYIPSIIISILIIAAWFFTLFVLKERANRGTFGDMFGSINALFSGLAFGGIILTILLQRKELELQRKELRQTRKEFKIQNETLRLQRFENTFFSLLELHHQIVNNIYYYTSQNKPGLKMALSSSQESITIKGRDVFEARFDQLFKHLNKNRTSQIDITYMSYYPVVQMDFGHYFRNLYRIIKFVHNTEFVSIDYIPTENELEGFNSLKGWEEENYKIRYKYTSMVRAQLSDYELLWLFYNCLSINGSEKFKPLVEQYSLLKNLPENKLHLTDILSSYKPEAYGRS; translated from the coding sequence ATGCAAACTGATAAGAAACCGTCTAAAAAATTCTTGAACAATTTGTATAAGAAATTTAGAAAAGATCAATCAATTTATATCCCTAGTATAATTATTTCAATTCTAATAATTGCAGCCTGGTTCTTCACCCTATTTGTTTTAAAGGAAAGGGCAAATAGAGGAACCTTTGGTGATATGTTTGGATCAATTAATGCATTATTCTCCGGCTTAGCATTTGGGGGAATTATTTTAACCATCTTGCTTCAAAGAAAGGAGTTGGAACTTCAAAGAAAGGAATTAAGGCAAACTAGAAAGGAATTTAAAATCCAAAATGAAACATTAAGACTCCAACGATTTGAAAATACATTTTTCAGCCTTTTGGAATTGCACCATCAAATTGTAAATAACATATACTATTATACATCTCAAAACAAACCTGGATTAAAAATGGCTTTAAGTTCGAGCCAGGAATCTATCACAATTAAAGGTCGCGATGTATTTGAGGCGAGATTCGATCAATTGTTTAAGCACCTTAATAAAAATAGAACATCCCAAATTGATATAACCTATATGAGTTACTACCCAGTAGTTCAAATGGATTTTGGTCACTATTTTAGAAATCTATATCGAATAATAAAGTTTGTCCATAACACAGAATTTGTTTCAATAGATTATATTCCAACAGAAAATGAATTGGAAGGTTTTAATTCACTGAAAGGATGGGAAGAGGAAAATTACAAGATTCGATATAAATATACTTCAATGGTAAGGGCTCAACTTTCAGATTATGAACTATTATGGCTATTCTATAATTGTTTAAGTATAAATGGATCGGAAAAATTTAAACCGTTGGTAGAACAGTATTCTTTACTAAAAAATTTACCTGAAAATAAACTCCATCTAACCGACATCTTATCATCATATAAACCTGAAGCATACGGAAGGAGCTAA
- a CDS encoding SOS response-associated peptidase, which produces MCYHYTLVNTEKELIEHYDLGNISVGWEPIYHINAFSFPKLPVVLDSKPKELSLLNWGLIPFWVKDMETAKKLRINTLNARIETAFEKPSFRDAIKRRRCLVPASGFFEWREFNKKKYPYFISLKQAPIFSFAGIHDSWVDKSTGEIVNTFSICTTEANPLMAKIHNSKLRMPVILHRELEKTWLDASISKEDILKFSDPFAEEQMKAHTISKLITSRDQNSNIPEIMDEVQFPELNINPN; this is translated from the coding sequence ATGTGCTACCACTACACTCTAGTAAACACCGAAAAGGAATTAATAGAACATTACGATTTAGGAAATATTTCTGTAGGGTGGGAACCAATATATCATATCAATGCTTTTAGTTTTCCAAAACTGCCTGTTGTATTGGATTCAAAACCGAAGGAGCTTAGTTTGCTCAATTGGGGACTGATTCCTTTTTGGGTGAAGGATATGGAGACAGCAAAAAAATTGAGGATAAATACCTTGAATGCCCGCATTGAAACTGCATTTGAGAAACCAAGCTTTCGGGATGCAATTAAGAGAAGAAGATGTTTAGTTCCTGCGAGTGGGTTTTTTGAGTGGAGAGAATTTAATAAGAAGAAATATCCCTACTTTATTTCTTTGAAACAAGCGCCTATTTTTTCGTTTGCAGGAATACATGATTCTTGGGTTGATAAATCCACAGGAGAAATAGTAAATACGTTTTCAATTTGTACAACGGAAGCCAATCCTTTAATGGCAAAAATCCATAACTCCAAATTGCGCATGCCTGTAATTCTGCATAGGGAATTAGAGAAAACATGGTTGGATGCGAGTATTAGTAAAGAAGATATTTTGAAATTCAGCGACCCGTTTGCAGAGGAGCAAATGAAAGCACATACCATTTCTAAATTGATAACTTCGCGTGATCAAAATTCCAATATCCCTGAAATTATGGATGAAGTGCAGTTTCCTGAATTAAATATTAATCCTAATTAA
- a CDS encoding T9SS type A sorting domain-containing protein, translating into MQRILLTILSVFLQLAALSQSKVWDKTFGGQNDDAPIFNYVDSAGNVYVFGNISYSAISLDITTQYGNTDFVFIKYDKNGNKIFDKCYGGSGDDVLKKVIVDGNDFYLIGLSDSPISGVKTDPVSCSPYSKEMYYFKIDLNGMIISQDNICLPNVVSFYNAGLNPIRPEEVYDFRLLSNGQFAALLLASNYTLGANNETMIVAINFNSNLLANTSGVVYSFYTSYYTNSTFEKFYGGKIIQIPTGDYVIGLTLTMENWTAGNYPSYLYDRTYISTVISLDAGMSSLQSQRYLFNNYRESFFEDIIYFNNKVYVVSTMYPYNSTTINMAANSVGSSYAWGSQIVRQSPARCNNGQKDLVVHRLNTNLSYDSDFSFGVNGTLKYSSFAIDTANQVFHLLTSTDANASFDKSQNAKGGFDFWQLNVQLGTSLVKLDDRTYGSSGDDFGSSVFKTSRGFYLTGSSSGGVGGDKTQSLRGMKDIWNLTLCSAPRWPVIKNAGQIFNLWVPYACTGKPKLLQIDSVNTSLNYNWYSVPSGGSLIDTGIFHTTAVVSTTNSPIYVESNNGLCSSQRMPVFISPIATPQKPTIVTPSIVCLRDTLTLSAIRDTATNPFPIYYSLWYDSLKNQVSSGSDLFTISNISAPVKMFLSTRDSMPGGISQGYSYSSLVCQSTLDSTTVVPDVVPTPIISNPNPTCFGSTITLSVSNAGVLASYWYSQSTSQLVHQGNPFLIPSMVSNDSFQVVLQKANGCRSLADTITILLEKPIAGFSVSPTQLNAGDPIQFINTSQGIASSNWNFGDGGISYNQNPWHYYNIPGTFSVQLIVTSSTGCMDSILKPNLIFVNPYLGIDESSANIQLYPNPATTALTINGLFEMSHLTLTNSMGQLILELDLTSGENTLALDQFARGMYYLQLTTPTKNFAKTILIH; encoded by the coding sequence ATGCAAAGAATACTACTTACCATCCTTTCTGTTTTCCTACAGCTAGCGGCACTCAGCCAAAGCAAGGTATGGGACAAAACCTTTGGTGGACAGAATGACGATGCACCAATTTTCAACTATGTCGACAGCGCAGGGAATGTATATGTATTTGGGAATATTTCCTATTCTGCTATAAGTCTTGATATCACCACACAGTATGGCAACACGGATTTTGTGTTCATTAAGTACGATAAAAACGGAAATAAGATTTTTGATAAATGTTATGGAGGCAGTGGGGATGATGTACTTAAAAAAGTAATTGTTGATGGAAATGATTTCTATTTGATTGGTCTTTCTGATTCTCCAATCAGTGGGGTTAAGACTGATCCAGTTTCTTGTTCGCCCTACAGCAAAGAAATGTATTACTTCAAAATAGATTTAAATGGGATGATAATATCCCAAGATAATATTTGCTTGCCAAATGTTGTGTCCTTCTACAATGCCGGATTGAATCCAATTCGACCCGAGGAAGTGTATGATTTTAGATTGCTTTCTAATGGTCAATTTGCTGCACTTTTACTTGCGAGTAACTATACACTTGGCGCAAATAATGAAACCATGATTGTGGCAATCAACTTCAATTCAAATTTACTTGCAAACACATCAGGGGTTGTTTACAGTTTTTATACTAGCTATTACACTAATTCAACTTTTGAAAAATTTTACGGTGGTAAAATAATTCAAATTCCCACAGGAGATTATGTAATTGGGCTTACGCTGACGATGGAAAATTGGACAGCAGGAAATTACCCCAGTTACTTATATGATAGAACCTATATTTCAACGGTTATTAGTTTAGATGCAGGCATGTCTTCACTCCAATCGCAAAGATATTTATTCAATAACTACCGTGAATCCTTTTTTGAAGATATCATCTATTTCAATAACAAAGTGTATGTGGTAAGTACGATGTATCCCTATAACAGTACAACCATAAACATGGCTGCCAACAGTGTTGGTTCTTCCTATGCATGGGGTTCACAGATAGTAAGACAAAGTCCTGCTCGTTGCAATAATGGACAAAAAGATTTAGTGGTACACAGACTCAACACAAACCTAAGCTACGACAGTGATTTTTCGTTTGGAGTAAATGGCACTTTGAAGTATTCCTCTTTTGCTATTGATACGGCAAATCAAGTTTTTCATTTGCTAACTTCAACTGATGCAAATGCAAGTTTTGACAAATCGCAAAACGCAAAGGGGGGATTTGATTTTTGGCAATTAAATGTACAATTAGGTACTTCACTGGTAAAATTAGACGACCGAACCTATGGTTCTTCAGGGGATGATTTCGGCTCTTCGGTATTTAAAACTTCCAGAGGTTTTTATTTGACAGGGAGTTCAAGCGGTGGAGTAGGTGGCGACAAAACACAAAGCTTACGTGGAATGAAAGATATTTGGAACCTAACACTGTGTTCTGCTCCCCGATGGCCTGTTATAAAAAATGCCGGGCAAATATTCAACTTATGGGTTCCCTACGCATGTACAGGGAAACCAAAACTTTTACAAATTGATTCCGTCAACACTTCGCTCAATTACAATTGGTATTCCGTTCCCTCCGGAGGGAGTCTAATTGATACGGGTATATTTCACACCACTGCCGTAGTATCTACAACAAATTCGCCCATCTATGTAGAATCCAACAATGGTCTTTGTTCCTCTCAACGGATGCCGGTATTTATTTCGCCAATTGCAACACCCCAAAAACCAACCATTGTAACTCCTTCCATTGTTTGTTTGCGGGACACCTTAACACTCTCAGCTATTAGGGATACAGCCACAAACCCATTTCCCATTTACTATTCGCTTTGGTATGATTCTTTAAAAAATCAAGTAAGTAGTGGATCCGATTTATTTACAATCTCTAACATTTCAGCACCTGTAAAGATGTTTCTTTCTACGCGCGATTCTATGCCGGGGGGGATTTCCCAAGGATACTCCTATTCTTCCTTAGTATGTCAAAGCACGTTAGATTCCACTACTGTTGTTCCTGATGTAGTGCCAACACCCATTATTAGTAATCCTAATCCTACTTGTTTTGGTAGTACAATTACCCTTAGTGTAAGCAATGCAGGAGTACTTGCCTCCTATTGGTATTCGCAATCCACTAGCCAATTGGTTCATCAAGGAAACCCATTTCTTATTCCTTCTATGGTTTCCAATGATTCATTTCAAGTGGTACTTCAAAAGGCGAATGGCTGCCGATCACTTGCAGACACCATCACAATTTTACTGGAGAAGCCCATTGCCGGTTTTTCTGTTTCCCCCACCCAGCTCAATGCCGGGGACCCTATTCAATTTATCAATACATCCCAAGGCATTGCTTCATCCAACTGGAATTTTGGAGATGGGGGTATTTCCTATAACCAAAATCCTTGGCACTATTACAATATCCCTGGAACGTTTTCGGTGCAACTAATTGTTACTTCAAGCACAGGGTGTATGGATTCCATTCTAAAGCCAAACTTAATTTTTGTGAATCCTTATTTGGGAATTGATGAAAGCAGTGCTAACATCCAATTGTACCCAAATCCTGCAACCACTGCGCTCACCATTAATGGCCTTTTTGAAATGAGCCATTTAACGCTTACAAATTCCATGGGACAACTTATTTTAGAACTCGATTTAACCTCTGGGGAAAATACACTTGCACTCGATCAATTTGCCAGAGGTATGTATTATCTACAACTTACAACTCCTACTAAAAACTTTGCAAAAACAATACTCATTCACTAA
- a CDS encoding Y-family DNA polymerase, which produces MKPVFALVDCNNFYASCERAFNPKLEGKPIVVLSNNDGCVVARSNEAKALGVEMGVPAFEIKDLIEKKNIRVFSSNYALYGDISNRVMNTLRNFTPNMEVYSIDESFLLLNGFEKFDLIKYAQKIRKTVIKHTRIPVSIGIAPTKVLAKLANKKAKKSITANGVLQLETPEQIEAVLKETPVEDVWGIGRQLSKKLNYFGVKTAYQFSKLESSWVRRQMGVVGERLLRELNGISCIPLEEKPDPKKGIGIARGFGKCISEYGELESMMAAYATEISEKLRKQKSVCNIISVFIQTDPFQKDKPHYYNGKTMNLKIASNDMREIVHYAMIGFNKIYRPGYAYKRVGVFVTALEPETSLQYNLFDTINRERSSKLMKAVDKINKIMGRETIKCAIQGVQKRFRLKQEKLSQRFTTRIAEFPRIVIG; this is translated from the coding sequence ATGAAACCCGTTTTTGCATTAGTTGATTGTAATAATTTTTATGCTTCCTGCGAACGTGCTTTTAACCCTAAGCTTGAAGGTAAACCCATTGTAGTTCTTTCAAACAATGATGGCTGTGTCGTGGCAAGAAGCAATGAGGCAAAAGCCCTCGGTGTAGAAATGGGCGTACCCGCTTTTGAAATAAAGGATTTGATTGAGAAAAAAAACATTCGGGTATTCTCCTCCAACTACGCTTTATATGGAGATATATCAAACAGGGTAATGAATACATTAAGGAATTTTACACCCAACATGGAAGTATATTCCATAGACGAATCCTTTTTACTCCTTAATGGATTCGAAAAATTCGACCTAATCAAGTATGCACAAAAAATTAGAAAGACAGTAATCAAACATACTCGCATTCCGGTAAGTATTGGTATTGCTCCAACTAAAGTGTTAGCAAAATTAGCTAATAAGAAAGCCAAGAAATCAATCACTGCAAATGGTGTATTGCAATTAGAAACCCCTGAACAAATAGAAGCCGTATTAAAAGAAACACCGGTGGAAGATGTTTGGGGAATTGGAAGGCAGCTAAGTAAAAAATTAAATTACTTCGGAGTAAAAACAGCGTATCAATTTTCAAAATTAGAAAGCTCTTGGGTAAGAAGACAAATGGGGGTTGTGGGGGAAAGGCTGCTAAGAGAGCTTAATGGTATATCCTGCATTCCACTTGAAGAAAAACCAGACCCCAAAAAAGGAATTGGGATTGCCAGGGGATTTGGAAAGTGTATATCGGAATACGGAGAACTAGAAAGTATGATGGCTGCATATGCAACAGAGATCAGCGAAAAGCTTCGTAAACAAAAATCGGTTTGTAATATTATTTCTGTTTTTATTCAAACAGATCCTTTTCAAAAAGATAAACCACACTATTACAATGGGAAAACAATGAACTTAAAAATTGCAAGTAATGATATGCGAGAAATCGTGCATTACGCAATGATTGGGTTTAATAAAATATACCGTCCTGGGTATGCCTATAAAAGAGTAGGTGTATTTGTAACGGCATTGGAGCCGGAAACATCCCTTCAATATAATTTATTCGACACCATAAATCGGGAACGAAGCTCTAAACTTATGAAGGCTGTTGACAAAATAAATAAGATAATGGGCAGGGAAACAATTAAGTGCGCAATACAAGGAGTTCAAAAAAGATTTAGGTTGAAGCAAGAAAAATTATCTCAACGGTTTACCACACGAATAGCAGAGTTTCCTAGGATTGTAATTGGGTAA
- a CDS encoding S1/P1 nuclease, which yields MIRLRVLQILFFLTPTLFLPHRLFAWGAEGHKMTVQVAKHFLNPGVEDSVNKYLGTMSWEEASVWMDEMRSNSTYDYMKPWHYANEEKGKNYEKQKGENIVNKLEEVISELKKKPSKTDLLILFHLMGDIHQPLHCGYAEDKGGNTVQLQFFGKGTNLHKVWDSEIIEKGKVTTEGCIKALKIKSKEDISFYTNGGAAYWFNDSRRNLELAYDLPNPTESQKYLELNKPFVELSIGKGGLQLAQVLNEIFK from the coding sequence ATGATTCGCTTACGAGTTTTACAAATTTTATTTTTCCTCACCCCTACCCTATTTCTTCCCCATCGCCTATTTGCTTGGGGAGCGGAGGGACATAAGATGACGGTGCAGGTAGCTAAACATTTTTTAAATCCGGGCGTTGAAGATTCCGTGAATAAATATTTAGGTACCATGAGTTGGGAAGAAGCATCGGTTTGGATGGATGAAATGAGGAGTAATTCCACTTACGATTATATGAAGCCATGGCATTACGCTAATGAAGAAAAAGGGAAAAATTATGAAAAGCAGAAAGGAGAAAATATCGTAAATAAGTTGGAGGAGGTAATTTCAGAGTTAAAGAAGAAGCCAAGTAAAACCGATTTGCTTATCTTATTTCATTTGATGGGAGACATTCATCAACCCTTGCATTGTGGGTATGCAGAGGACAAGGGAGGCAACACAGTTCAATTACAATTTTTTGGGAAGGGAACGAATCTGCATAAAGTGTGGGATTCGGAAATTATTGAAAAGGGCAAAGTAACAACCGAGGGTTGTATTAAAGCACTAAAGATAAAAAGCAAGGAGGATATATCTTTTTATACCAACGGAGGTGCAGCATATTGGTTCAATGATAGCCGAAGGAATTTAGAATTGGCTTATGACTTACCAAACCCGACCGAAAGTCAGAAGTATCTGGAACTCAACAAACCATTTGTGGAATTATCTATCGGAAAAGGAGGCCTTCAATTGGCGCAGGTTTTGAATGAAATTTTTAAATAG
- the traM gene encoding conjugative transposon protein TraM yields the protein MNNKKLTNILTFSLGGLLVLFIVVRLINKNAKEKVTELEPINLNYDPQKEKEVSKIQQIEEEKRRKESDAYSDKYLTPNYNSLFSKTAEMGTDGRNPSGSERSTSTTYESQSSFSKTSDPTNLGFESEFLKNREKQQNSTTETPPITSLQENEKSAPTTKNPFGTVKKSGTEKMEPVPEKELFSQGEIYGDQKISPNGAATIRLLEAITYKGNFFPKNSILYGQANFSDNRVYIKINRIKCNFGEFPIALSVIDNDRIAGIYYKAPVDESVKNTSSDVNIPTVGRYGAVVKDVTEKVIQEGKNYSKNSQSLSLEDGYKIFLTTEKN from the coding sequence ATGAATAATAAAAAGTTAACGAACATTCTTACATTTTCCCTGGGTGGATTGCTCGTGCTTTTTATTGTGGTAAGACTGATAAATAAGAATGCAAAAGAAAAGGTTACGGAGCTAGAACCAATCAACTTAAATTACGACCCTCAAAAAGAAAAGGAAGTTTCAAAAATACAGCAGATAGAAGAAGAAAAGCGAAGAAAAGAAAGTGATGCGTACAGCGATAAATATTTAACACCCAATTATAATTCCTTGTTTTCAAAAACTGCCGAAATGGGAACGGATGGCAGGAATCCAAGTGGAAGTGAAAGAAGCACTTCAACCACCTATGAGTCGCAGTCTTCTTTTAGCAAAACAAGTGACCCAACTAATTTAGGTTTTGAATCTGAGTTTTTAAAGAATAGGGAGAAGCAGCAAAATTCAACTACCGAAACTCCCCCTATCACCTCTCTCCAAGAAAACGAGAAAAGCGCACCAACTACCAAAAATCCTTTTGGGACAGTGAAGAAAAGCGGTACTGAAAAAATGGAACCAGTACCAGAAAAGGAGCTATTTTCTCAAGGAGAAATTTACGGGGATCAAAAAATAAGTCCTAACGGTGCAGCAACTATTCGACTTTTGGAAGCCATAACCTATAAAGGAAACTTCTTTCCTAAGAATTCCATTCTGTATGGTCAAGCAAATTTTTCAGACAACAGGGTCTATATAAAGATTAATCGCATTAAATGTAATTTTGGAGAATTTCCAATTGCCCTTTCTGTTATCGACAACGATAGAATAGCAGGGATATACTATAAAGCTCCTGTTGATGAATCTGTCAAGAATACTTCTTCCGATGTGAACATTCCTACCGTAGGAAGGTATGGGGCAGTCGTGAAGGATGTAACCGAAAAGGTTATACAAGAAGGAAAAAATTATTCAAAGAATTCGCAAAGCCTTTCCTTAGAAGACGGCTATAAGATATTTTTAACAACTGAAAAAAATTAA
- a CDS encoding DUF4138 domain-containing protein, translating into MKRIVIVLLSLVSHLLLSQNNKQIDTIYCDSKNTSYLIFYDKVELVDVGNPDNYVAQIEESAIFVKALKPSVEPTTILVKIGKNFHFGILLGLERNNKNYYDFTKLNGGGEEKNTKGIEAANSSEKKNPLDLTAKIETLLATKNEMHTLGSVSKFLETSIPVIRNDKEYTYLKLVVKNKSSIPYKVDFISFQYFEDQKKGVGKKRKKVPRDEFPINENKVKEIESGQTVAIPFVIKSYALSNNGYLMVLVREASGNRVLKIKVEGSIIQKAPQF; encoded by the coding sequence ATGAAAAGAATAGTCATCGTCCTACTTTCGCTTGTTAGTCACCTGCTTTTGTCACAAAACAATAAGCAGATTGATACCATTTATTGTGATTCCAAAAACACCTCCTATCTTATTTTTTACGATAAAGTAGAATTGGTGGATGTTGGGAACCCTGATAATTATGTGGCTCAGATTGAGGAAAGCGCGATTTTTGTAAAGGCCTTAAAACCATCGGTGGAACCAACTACGATTTTGGTAAAAATTGGTAAGAATTTTCATTTTGGAATTTTATTAGGGCTTGAAAGAAACAATAAAAACTACTATGACTTTACGAAATTAAATGGCGGTGGGGAAGAAAAAAACACCAAGGGCATAGAAGCAGCGAACTCTTCGGAAAAAAAGAATCCACTTGACCTAACAGCTAAAATTGAAACCCTACTAGCTACTAAAAATGAGATGCACACCCTGGGTTCTGTTTCTAAATTTTTAGAAACTTCTATTCCTGTGATCAGAAATGACAAGGAGTATACGTACTTAAAATTAGTAGTGAAAAACAAAAGTTCTATTCCTTATAAGGTAGATTTTATTTCGTTCCAATATTTTGAAGACCAGAAAAAAGGAGTAGGAAAAAAAAGAAAGAAAGTTCCTCGCGATGAATTTCCAATCAATGAAAATAAAGTAAAAGAAATTGAAAGTGGGCAAACCGTTGCCATTCCCTTTGTTATCAAATCCTATGCGCTCTCCAATAATGGCTATTTGATGGTACTTGTAAGAGAGGCCTCCGGCAATAGGGTATTGAAAATAAAAGTGGAAGGATCCATCATTCAAAAAGCACCTCAATTTTAA
- the umuD gene encoding translesion error-prone DNA polymerase V autoproteolytic subunit, producing the protein MEKIEPTQGLKITPINGLELKKISIPILSSKVPAGFPSPAESFLDDPINLHDFLFKNPSSTYCFWVEGASMIEAGILDGDLVICDYSLEPHNGDIVVGVIDGEFTLKQIHVSSGKLYLKPRNEKFKPIEITENMNFKIHGIITNTIHTFRK; encoded by the coding sequence ATGGAAAAAATTGAGCCTACACAAGGATTAAAAATTACACCAATAAATGGTTTGGAACTAAAAAAAATAAGTATACCAATTCTTAGTAGTAAGGTGCCTGCCGGGTTTCCTTCTCCGGCAGAAAGCTTTTTGGATGACCCAATTAACCTACACGACTTCTTATTTAAAAATCCTTCTTCAACCTATTGCTTTTGGGTTGAAGGCGCTTCCATGATAGAAGCCGGTATTTTGGATGGAGATCTAGTAATATGCGATTATTCTTTAGAGCCTCACAATGGAGATATCGTGGTTGGTGTTATTGATGGAGAATTTACATTAAAACAAATTCATGTTTCTTCAGGCAAATTATACTTAAAACCACGCAACGAAAAATTTAAACCTATTGAAATCACAGAAAACATGAATTTTAAAATTCATGGAATTATTACTAATACCATTCACACCTTTAGGAAATGA